One Synechococcus sp. JA-2-3B'a(2-13) genomic window carries:
- the cbiT gene encoding precorrin-6Y C5,15-methyltransferase subunit CbiT, producing MSAAFSWPYRTPGIPDSAFERIPGIPMSPREVRVLVLSQLRLGENHCLWDIGAGTGTIAIEAAVLCPKARVIAIERDAEVVSLIESNCEKFGLTNVQVIQGTAPDCLQHLSPAPDRICIEGGHPLREILEACWSHLSPNGRVVATTNSLDGLYGLSAGLAAVRAHHVEVIQSAVNRLEHRGRTQMLLALDPTFVLSGEKMG from the coding sequence ATGTCAGCCGCCTTCTCTTGGCCCTACCGCACCCCAGGGATCCCAGACTCTGCCTTTGAACGCATCCCAGGGATCCCGATGAGCCCTCGTGAGGTGCGCGTGTTGGTGCTAAGCCAGTTGCGCCTGGGAGAGAACCACTGCCTGTGGGATATCGGCGCCGGAACCGGCACAATTGCCATTGAAGCGGCTGTTCTATGCCCCAAAGCTCGCGTGATTGCCATCGAGCGAGATGCCGAGGTAGTCAGCCTAATCGAGAGCAATTGCGAGAAATTTGGCCTCACCAACGTGCAGGTGATTCAAGGTACTGCCCCCGATTGTCTGCAACACCTTTCTCCGGCACCGGATCGCATCTGCATTGAGGGAGGCCACCCCCTACGCGAGATCTTGGAAGCCTGCTGGAGCCATCTCAGCCCCAACGGGCGGGTCGTGGCGACGACCAACTCTTTGGATGGGCTCTACGGCCTTTCTGCCGGCCTGGCCGCTGTGCGGGCTCATCATGTGGAGGTGATTCAATCGGCGGTGAACCGCCTGGAACACCGCGGTCGGACTCAAATGCTGCTGGCACTGGATCCCACCTTTGTTTTGAGCGGAGAAAAAATGGGCTAA
- the cobU gene encoding bifunctional adenosylcobinamide kinase/adenosylcobinamide-phosphate guanylyltransferase has translation MSIVLICGPVRSGKSRLAEGLAAASGLPVIYLATGPKPDPKTDPEWAERVQQHRQRRPSSWQTWETGRDLGAELQKLPQPCCALVDSLGGWVAQGLDCPSSEWDPLVQSFLATLQSHRGEILLVSEEVGWGVVPAYPLGRRFRDRMGELTQRLAPLADQVFLVTAGFALDLTRLGIPVAGKMEQS, from the coding sequence ATGTCGATTGTGCTGATCTGTGGCCCTGTGCGCTCTGGCAAAAGCCGGCTGGCAGAGGGTTTGGCTGCGGCTTCGGGCTTGCCGGTTATCTACCTGGCTACCGGGCCGAAACCCGATCCCAAGACGGATCCAGAATGGGCAGAGCGCGTTCAACAGCACCGGCAACGGCGGCCTTCCAGTTGGCAAACTTGGGAAACCGGGAGGGACTTGGGGGCAGAACTGCAAAAGTTGCCCCAGCCCTGTTGTGCGCTGGTGGATTCGCTGGGGGGATGGGTGGCGCAGGGCCTAGACTGTCCCTCTTCAGAATGGGATCCCTTGGTGCAATCCTTCTTGGCAACCTTGCAAAGCCATAGAGGGGAGATCCTCCTGGTGTCTGAAGAAGTGGGCTGGGGGGTGGTGCCCGCTTACCCACTGGGGCGGCGGTTTCGGGATCGGATGGGGGAACTGACCCAAAGGCTGGCTCCCCTGGCCGACCAAGTGTTTTTGGTAACGGCAGGTTTTGCCCTCGATCTCACCCGCCTGGGGATCCCGGTGGCAGGCAAGATGGAACAGAGCTGA
- the ubiE gene encoding bifunctional demethylmenaquinone methyltransferase/2-methoxy-6-polyprenyl-1,4-benzoquinol methylase UbiE encodes MPSPTFEQPEEIRALFDRIAPHYDSLNQTLSLGLHQVWKRMAVRWSGASSGGYVLDLCCGTGDLALQLARRVGRRGHVVGLDFSPAMLAIARRRSRLFPGYSLEWVLGDALALPFPDSSFDAITMGYGLRNVTDIPQALREIRRVLKPGRRAAILDFHRPTGIPLCEQFQRWYLNTQVVAQAKTLGLGSEYAYIDPSLDRFPSGEEQRQMALQAGFASAKFYPLAWGMMGVLVIEKFRIVSINSINSTSPKGSDSPRL; translated from the coding sequence GTGCCTAGCCCAACCTTTGAACAGCCTGAGGAAATCCGAGCGCTTTTTGACCGCATTGCTCCCCACTATGACTCCCTCAACCAAACCTTGAGCCTGGGCCTCCATCAGGTTTGGAAGCGTATGGCCGTGCGTTGGTCGGGCGCCAGCTCAGGAGGATATGTGCTGGATCTGTGCTGTGGAACCGGTGATCTGGCTCTGCAGTTGGCCCGCCGAGTAGGACGAAGGGGACATGTGGTGGGCCTAGATTTCTCTCCCGCCATGCTGGCGATTGCCCGGCGTCGCTCCCGGCTCTTCCCTGGCTACTCCCTGGAGTGGGTTTTGGGAGATGCCTTGGCCTTACCTTTTCCCGACAGTAGCTTCGATGCCATTACCATGGGCTACGGCTTGCGCAATGTAACCGATATTCCCCAAGCCTTGCGAGAGATTAGGCGAGTACTGAAGCCAGGACGTCGTGCCGCCATTTTGGATTTTCACCGCCCCACAGGGATCCCTCTTTGCGAACAATTTCAGCGCTGGTACTTGAACACTCAGGTGGTCGCCCAGGCCAAAACTTTGGGACTGGGATCCGAATATGCCTACATTGATCCCAGCCTAGATCGCTTTCCCTCTGGAGAAGAGCAACGACAAATGGCCCTGCAGGCAGGGTTTGCCAGTGCCAAGTTCTACCCCCTAGCGTGGGGCATGATGGGGGTACTGGTGATTGAGAAGTTTCGTATTGTTTCCATTAATTCCATTAATTCCACTTCCCCGAAGGGAAGCGACTCTCCCCGATTATAA